The window CTCTACGCACCGCTGCAGCAGAAGGAGCCCTATCAGGGCGTCAAGGTCGAGCGCGACGTCAAGTATGGCCCTGCCGACCGCCATTTGCTCGACATCTTCACGCCCGACCCAGCGGCGGCGGCGCCACGGCCGGTGCTGATCTACATCCACGGCGGCGGCTTCATTGCCGGCAGCAAGCGCAACCCCGGCAGCCCGTTCTACGACAACGTCATGCTGTGGGCCGCCAAGAGCGGCTTTGTCGGCGTCAATGCCACCTACCGCCTGGCGCCGGCCTTTCCCTGGCCGGCAGGCGCCGAAGACATGGGCGCGATCGTGCAGTGGGTCGCGGAGAACATCGGCTCCCGCGGCGGCGACCCCAGCCGCATCTTCCTGATGGGCCAGTCAGCCGGCGCGATCCATGTCGCGAGCTATGTCTCGCACAGCGAATTCCACAAGGTGACGGGCGGCGGCCTTGCCGGCGCGATCATGGTGTCAGGCATCTACGATCTGACCGCCTCGCCCGCCGGCGACGCTGAGCTCGCCTATTACGGCTCCGACCCCTCGCGCTACGCCGAACGCTCCTCGCTGCAAGGCCTGGTCGCCAGTCCGATTCCATTTCTGATCACCGCGGCCGAGCTCGATCCGCCGCGCTTCGTCGAACAGTTCGAGCTCATGAAGCAGGCCAGCTGCAAGCGGCCGAGCGGCTGCGCCCGCAGCTTCATGCTGCCGCAGCACAGCCATATGTCGGAGGTCTACGCGATCAACACGCCGGACACGCGGCTGACGGATGAGATTCTGGAGTTCGTGAAAAGCGTCAAGTGACGCGCGAGAGCAATATGAAGTTATGGGCCGTCGCAGCGGGCTCTACCAAAATATCGAGAACAACCCCATGCAAAGTAGCCGGCGGCGGCCGGCGTTCGACCAAGCAACTTGACACGTCGGGCAATTCAGGGATATATTTCTAATATTCCGAAGTCACTCAATTTGCATATTGCATTTGCGGGCTTCTGCAACTGACGCCGCAGGCCGGAACGGGAACACGCGTTATTCGCGGCCGCAGCCTAATCTCGCTTTGCTCTAGGGCGTGTACTCATAAATCCGCTACGTCGGCTTTGCCCCTGAAGCCGGACATCGCCGGGTGACTGGCATGTCGGTTTTGGGCCCAGAAGCCGGCCTCACCAAGCGTATCGCACCATCCCCTTGCCGGCGTAGCTCTCGGTTACGTTGGAGAACTCGCCTTCGAATGTTGCCGCAGCTGACCAGCCGTTCAGCCATGTCTTCTCGGCCGCAGCCGTCACCAGTGCCGAGTCAGATGCCTGCCTGGCGCCGCTCACCACGAAGCTCGCGCCCGGTAGCGTCTGGAAAACCGCCGCGATGGAACGGTCCGGATTGAAATCGTGGGCCCACGCGACACGGCCGCGCAGCGTCAGGATCCCATCGGCCGCTGCAAAGGCCTTGTCGGTACGAAGACCAAGCTCACTGCGCGTGTCGGTCACGCTCTTGCCGTTGTACGCCAGCACGAAGGTGTTGGCGCCGATTATGGCTCGTTCGGCGTAGTTCGGCAGGTCGAACGTCGTGAACTGTCCTGCCGCATAGGGGATCCAGCCAAAGCCTTGCGACACGAAGCGATAGCCGCCTTCGATGCGCCCGCTCCAAGCACTGGCGTTGAACTGGGCGCGCAATTGGTCGATGCCGGCCACCGTTACCGTGCGATCAGTCGTGATATCCTGCCAGCCATATGCCAGCGCGCCCGTGAGATACGCCGGCCCTGCATTGTGACGGACGAACGCGCCGGCCTGGAACAAATCAGAGCGGCCAGCGCCGAGACCGTTGACGTTGAAGTTGGTGCCGCCGCCGCCTAGCGCGAAGCCGGCAATCGTGTCCGGTGAGATGCGATAGTCGACGCCCACGACCGTACCGTAAATGCTGCTGCGAGTGTCGTTCGATCCGGTCACCGCGTTGCCGTCTGTCCGCTGCGAACCGCCATATCCCGCAGCCCACACTTTCCAGCGTTGCTCGAAGATCGACGCCGTTGGGGGCGCCTTGGTGTAAATCGCAGCCAGCGCATCATCAGGCTTACGCTTAGCGGCGTAGGCGAGGTTCTCGTCGGCATAAGCATTGGCATTGCCGGCCCCGCTGACCGGATCGCTGCGTCCGGTGATGAAGGGATCGATCAGCACGCCCTGGAACATGTTCATAGCGTTGAAGGTCGCCTGCTGCGTTCCCGTCGCCAGTTCGCCGGAGGCTTGTGACAGGCCCGCAGGCTGCAGCGTCGCGAAGACAGTGGGAATGCCGCCGTTGCTGTTGAAGAAATTTGCGAGCGCGTCGGCGACATTGGTCTGGTTGAGTTTGAGATTGCTCTGCGCGCTGAAGTTTAAACTAAAATCGATGTAGGCGTGGGTCGGATCATAGGTGACGGTGGGAACAAGCGCACCCGGAGCGGAGGCGCCATCGAAAGTTCCGCTGACACCACCCGCCGCATGAAGGATCATGTAGTTCTTCATCACGATGCCGTTGGCATTGATCGTTATGCTGACATTGCCAGAGACGTTCGCCTTGCCGGTGACATCGGCGAAGGTTGATGTCGCCGAGTTGAGCTGCACAAGATAGAGCGCCCCCGACTGGAAAGCGAGGTTGCCTTGCACGCTCGTCGACGTGCCGAAGCCGCTGCCAGGCAGGAAGATGCCGCCGGCAGCAATTGTTGTAGCACTCACGATGCCGGAGCCGGTCAGCGCACCGCCGGAATTGACGGTCGTGCCGGAGGATGATGCGATCGAGCCCATCACGTCGAGGAATCCGCCGTTCACCGTGGTGCCGCCTGTATAGGTGTTTATCCCCGACAACAGCATCGTGCCCGTACCAATTTTGACCAATGAGCCCGAGGTAAATGGGAGCAGTGTGCCAGCGGCACCGCAGTCATGGCCGCCCGGACCGCAATCGCTAATGGTCCCAGAAACTTCAGTGCTGATATTGTTGCCGCCGACGGTGAGCTGGTTTGCTCCAAGAAGATAACGTCCAGCCCCCTCGATGGAGCCGGCAGTCATTTTGAAATCGTTGTTCGGTCCGCTGCTCAGCGAAAAATCGACGACGCCGCTTCCATTGGTAATGAACCGCGCCAGCGCTCCATTGCTGTTGCCCAGAAAGGCGGTTCTACTCGCGTCGAGCGTGACCAAGGTGGCGTTTCCTGCCGTACTGGAGTCATAAAAGGCCGTCAGACCTCCATTGGTCGTTGTGATCACGGCGTTTCCGGCGGTAGCAGTCTGACCGAAGGTGGCGACGAATTTGTTGGCGATGACGGCGTTGGCCGCAGTGCTGGTGTTGCTAAATGTCACCCCGCCACAACTCCCTACGATGATGCGCGCGTTAGAAGCGGTGCTCGAATTAAAAAACTGGGTCTCCCCGCAATTTTCATTGTCGATTGTGGCTTTGCCAGCCGTGCTCTGATCGCGAAAGATAGTGAGAGCAGTGCCACCACTGTTCAGAATATTCGCATTCGCTGCCGTGCTGGTGTCGGAAAAAGTCGTGCCAGCGCCACTGCCGATGTTGTAATTGAAGATACTGGCGTTAGCAGCTGTGCTGGAGTTCCGAAACGAAAGATTTGCAAAGTTATTTGTGATGACTGCATTCTGCGCAGAGCTATAGTTCACAAATTGTATTCCTCCGAGGAACCCCCTGTTGTTGAGTATGGCGTTTCCGGCCCCACTACCGTTTGCGAACACAAGCGATGAAAAGAAAGCACCGGCCAAGTTTATGGTTGGCCCACCGGATGAACCCACGATTCCAAGGCCGTTCAGAACTACCGTTCGGCCCGTAGGATTGTCGATCGCGAACGTGTAGTCGGTCGCTGCCGAATTGAACTGGATTGTGCCGATGGTGGTAACGGCCGACGAGAAGGTGATCGTCGTGAGGACATTGCCGTCAAAACTCGCTGTGCCCGAAGGCACTGTCGCATTGGACCAATTTGAGGCGGTATTCCAATCGCTACTGTTCCCCCCTGTCCAGGTGCTATCGACTGCAACTGCCGGCGGTGCATGAAGGCAAAGATAGATTAGCAGCGCGACACCGCCACGCACCTTCATCGGGAGTCCCATTCGGAATAATCCGATCATCCAATGCAATCTTTCAACGATGCGACCGCCACCCGCCAATTTGCGCCAGCAGGTCAAACTCGATCCAAGGCGAATTTTCCGATGGTATCTTCGGGCGATCACAACTCAAGAGAGATTCGGCAAAAACCAACCCGTTAAAATGATGCTTTTTGCTGGGTGTTGTGATCCAGCTACGACCAGCACCCATCCGCCTTACGCCCGACTATCGGAAGGAAGTCTATTCACGTTTGAATAGCTCCCCGCGATATGCGGGCACGTCTGGCTGCTGGCCCGTAGCTGAAGGCCCGCTCGACCATCGCCATATCAGGTCATTGGGGCAAGCGGACGCAAGCTTCGTCGCATCACGCCGTCGGGTTTATAGGTACGCGTCCTACCTCCCGCCCCGCTCCTTGCGCAGCCTGTTCCAGTAATCCAGCCGTTTCCTGATCTCGCGCTCGAAGCCGCGGTCGGGCGGATCGTAGAAGGTTTGGCGGCCCAGCGCTTCCGGGAAATAGTCCTGGCCGGAGAACGCGTCGGGCGCGTCGTGATCATACTGATAGCCGGAGCCGTAGCCCTCCGACTTCATCAGCTTGGTCGGCGAATTCAGAATGTGTTTTGGCGGCAGCAGCGAGCCGCCCTGCTTTGCGGTCTGCATCGCAGCGCCGAACGCAGTGTACACCGCGTTCGATTTCGGCGCGGTGGCGAGATAGACCACGGCCTGTGCGATCGCGAGCTCGCCCTCCGGCGAGCCCAGGAAATCATAGGCATCCTTCGCCGCGTTGCAGACCGCCAGCGCCTGCGGGTCGGCGAGACCAATGTCCTCGACGGCCATCCGCACCACGCGTCGCGCCAGGAACAGCGGGTCCTCGCCGGCATCGAGCATGCGCGCGAGATAATACAATGCAGCATCCGGATCGGAGCCGCGCACCGACTTGTGCAGCGCCGAGATCAGGTTGTAGTGACCATCAGCCGACTTGTCGTAGATCGGCGCGCGGCGCTGCAGGATGGCCTGCAACTGCTCGGCGTTGAACACCTCGCCCTTACGCGCGGCGCGCCAGACCTCTTCGGCTAATGTCAGCGAGGCGCGGCCGTCACCGTCGGCCATCCGCACCAGCACGGCGCGCGCTTCCGCATCGAGCGGCAGGGCCTTGCCCTCGATCTTCTCGGCATTGGCAAACAGCCGTTCGATCGCAGCCGTATCGAGCGAATGAAACACCAGCACGCGAGCCCGTGACAGCAGCGCCGCGTTGAGCTCGAAGGACGGGTTCTCCGTGGTGGCGCCGACCAGCACCACGGTGCCGTCCTCCATCACCGGCAGAAAGGAATCCTGTTGCGCGCGGTTGAACCTGTGCACCTCGTCGACGAACAGCAGCGTGCCCTTGCCGGTCTCGCGCCGGGCCCGCGCGGCATCGAACGCCTTCTTCAGGTCGGCGACGCCGGAGAACACCGCGGAGATCTGCTCGAAATGCAGCTCGGTGGCGTCGGCCAGAAGCCGCGCCACGGTGGTCTTGCCGGTGCCGGGTGGTCCCCAGAACACCAGCGAACCCAGCGTGCGCGTCTCCAGCATGCGGGTCAGCGCGCCGTCGGGGCCGAGGATGTGATCCTGACCGACGACGTCGGCCAGCGTGCGCGGGCGCAACCGGTCCGGCAGCGGGTGTGGCGCGTCCTGCTCCATCCCCGCCGCGGCAAAGAGATTGCTGGCTTCGTGCGGTCTCTTCGGGCTCATCCGCCGAGCGTCACGTTGATCTGCTGGCCGCCGCGCACCAGCGTGATGCGCCAGATCCGCGACCCCGCCTTCGATACCTTGTCGAGGTCGCTGGTCCGCACGATCTTCTCATTGTTGACCGCGAGAATGATGTCGCCCTTCTGGAAGCCGACATTGGCAGCCGTGCCGTCATCGGCGAGCTCGGTGACGACGACGCCCTCGGCGCCGGCGTCGAGATGCAGCTCATCGGCCAGCGCCGGCGAGATGTTGGCAACCTTGGCACCTTGGAATGGCGAACGCGCGGTCAGCACGATCTCGTCGCGGTTGGTATCGGGCGCGGTCTCCAGCGGCACGGTGAGCTTCACCGGCTTGCCGGCGCGCTGCACCTCGATCTCCGCGCTGCCGCCGAGCGGACGGGTCGCGAAGCGATAGTCGAACGCGTTGGCATCGTCGATAGCCTGGCCGTCGATCCCGACGATCAGATCGGACAGTTTGAGCCCGGCCTTCGCCGCCGGGCTGTTCGGCGCGACGTTAGCGACCAGCGCGCCGGTCGGCAGCTTCAGCCCGAGCGTCTCCGCGATCTCCGGCGTGACGGCCTGCAGCCGCGCGCCAAGCCATGGCCGCTTCACCGCCTTGCCGCCGCTCTTGGCGGAGGCCACCACCACGCGCACCATGTTGGCGGGGATTGCAAAGCCGATGCCCTGCGAACCGCCGGAGCGCGAGAAGATCGCAGTGTTGATGCCGGCGAGCCGGCCGGTCATGTCGACCAGCGCGCCGCCCGAATTGCCGGGATTGATCGCCGCGTCGGTCTGAATGAAGAATTGATAATCCGTGATCCCGACTTGCGTGCGCGCCAGCGCCGAGATGATGCCGTGCGTCACGGTCTGGCCGACGCCGAACGGATTGCCGATCGCCAGCACGACGTCGCCGACCTGCAGTTGGTCCGAATTGGCGAAGTCGAGCATCGCGAACTTCTCCCTGTTGGTCTCCTTCAGCCGCAGCACCGCGAGGTCGGTGCGGCTGTCCTTCAGCACGATCTCGGCCTCGTATTCGCGCTTGTCGGCGAGCGAGACCTTCACCTGGTCGGCGCCCTCGATCACGTGATTGTTTGTGACCACGAGGCCGGAAGCATCGACCATCACGCCGGAGCCGAGCGAGCGCTGCATCTGCTCGGGCTGTTGCCCCGGGACGCCGAAGAAGCGGCGGAAGATCGGGTCGTCCAGAAACGGATTGCGGTTCTGCACCGTCTTGGCGGCGTAGACGTTGACCACGGCCGGCTGCACCCGCTGCACGATCGGCGCATAGGACAATTGGAGCTCGGCCTGCGAGGACGGCACGCGGCGGTCCTGGGCCGCGGACGGGGATAGATTCCCTATGAAAGCCAATGTGCACAGAGCGGATATGGCAGCGAAGCGGACGGGTCGGAGCATTCTCACCTCTCGTGGAAACGCCGGAATATAGGCGTGTTCGCCGGGCAATTGAAGGGCGCCCGGCCGGATAACTGGCCCCCGCCGGACCGGTGCAAAACCGGCGGCAGCAGCGTTGAAGCGCGCCGCCAAGCTTCTATGATGACTGTCATCTCACTGCACCGCTCCGCTTGTTGCCCGCGGACAACAAGCGGAACTGCGATGCTAGGCGGCGCTGTCGTGCGTCAGTCACGATCAACTCCTAGGACGTTTCAGTGAGTGAGTGGGGAATTCAAACACAACAGGGGTGCACAATGGGTGCGACAAAAGTCGGTGCAATCGCCATAGGGCTGGCGGGGGCGCTCGCCGCCTCTCCGGCCTATTCGCAATCGGCCGGAGGCGGCAGCGACGCGGAGATCGCGCTGCTGAAACAGCAGCTGAAGATGCTCGAGCAGAAGCTCGACAAGCTGCAGAAGCAGACCAATGCCAATACTGCGACCGCAGCCAGCGCGAATGCCAACGCGAAGGCGGCGGATGCCAAGGCCGCGCGGGTCGCAAGCGCCAACGCCGCGATCCCGGTCAAGGGCCCGGTCGCGCCGTCGGGCGTCGTGGTGACGCTGCCGAACAACCGGCCGACGATCTGCACTGCGGATGAACAGAACTGCGTTGCGATCACGAGCCGCGTGCACTGGGATGTCGGCGGCTACGACTATCGTCCGAACACCGCAAGTACCTCGCCGCAGAAGCTCGACAGCGGCGAGAACCTCCGCCGCGCCCGCATCGGCATCGTCGGCAAATTCTTCGGCGACTGGAATTACGCGCTGATCTACGACTTCGGCGGCGCGGCACCGGGATCGCTGCCTGGCGGCGGCACCTCCGGCGTCGAGAATGCCTATCTGAGCTACACCGGCTTCAAGCCGTTCGGGGGCAAGATGGCGATCGAAGGCGGCATCATGGACATCCCGTGGACGCTGGACGAATCGACGAGCTCCAACGACATCCTGTTCATGGAGCGCGCCTCGGTCGGCATCATCGCACAGAACATCGCGGCCGGTGACTTCCGTTCGGGCGCCGGCACCCGATGGTGGAACGACCAGCTCTGGATCGGCGGCTATGTCACGGGACCGACGACGGGCGCGATTCACTCCGCGTCGTCAGCCGCGCCGGCCGGCACGTCCGAGCAGTATGGCGGTGTCATCCGCGTCGCCGGCAATCCGATCAGCGGCAAGAACTACTCGGTGCATATCGGCGCCGATGCGGAATGGCTGGTTCAGCCGCCGCGCAACCAGCTCACCCAGGCGCAGACGCTCACGCTGAACGACCGGCCCGAGCTGCGCATCGACCCGACGACGCTGATCTCGACCGGTGCGATCGCCAACGTCTCGGGCGCGCAGGTCTACGGCGTCGAGGCGGCAGCGACCTACGGCCCGTTCATCGCACAAGGCGAGTACTATTGGTTCAATGTCGACCGCTCTGCGAATACCGGGCTGCCGCCGTTCGGCGCGCCGAGCCTGAAATTCGACGGCGGTTACGCGCAGGTCGGCTACGTGCTGACCGGCGAGAATC of the Bradyrhizobium quebecense genome contains:
- a CDS encoding OprO/OprP family phosphate-selective porin — protein: MGATKVGAIAIGLAGALAASPAYSQSAGGGSDAEIALLKQQLKMLEQKLDKLQKQTNANTATAASANANAKAADAKAARVASANAAIPVKGPVAPSGVVVTLPNNRPTICTADEQNCVAITSRVHWDVGGYDYRPNTASTSPQKLDSGENLRRARIGIVGKFFGDWNYALIYDFGGAAPGSLPGGGTSGVENAYLSYTGFKPFGGKMAIEGGIMDIPWTLDESTSSNDILFMERASVGIIAQNIAAGDFRSGAGTRWWNDQLWIGGYVTGPTTGAIHSASSAAPAGTSEQYGGVIRVAGNPISGKNYSVHIGADAEWLVQPPRNQLTQAQTLTLNDRPELRIDPTTLISTGAIANVSGAQVYGVEAAATYGPFIAQGEYYWFNVDRSANTGLPPFGAPSLKFDGGYAQVGYVLTGENHAYNPATASYGGIKPHDPFSLAGGGMGAWEIAGRVSTMNLNDQVGQAVGIAGGRQTVYTAALNWYVNNNVRFMLNYLHGDIAKQASATSPVDAGSKFDAVALRTQVAF
- a CDS encoding DegQ family serine endoprotease, giving the protein MLRPVRFAAISALCTLAFIGNLSPSAAQDRRVPSSQAELQLSYAPIVQRVQPAVVNVYAAKTVQNRNPFLDDPIFRRFFGVPGQQPEQMQRSLGSGVMVDASGLVVTNNHVIEGADQVKVSLADKREYEAEIVLKDSRTDLAVLRLKETNREKFAMLDFANSDQLQVGDVVLAIGNPFGVGQTVTHGIISALARTQVGITDYQFFIQTDAAINPGNSGGALVDMTGRLAGINTAIFSRSGGSQGIGFAIPANMVRVVVASAKSGGKAVKRPWLGARLQAVTPEIAETLGLKLPTGALVANVAPNSPAAKAGLKLSDLIVGIDGQAIDDANAFDYRFATRPLGGSAEIEVQRAGKPVKLTVPLETAPDTNRDEIVLTARSPFQGAKVANISPALADELHLDAGAEGVVVTELADDGTAANVGFQKGDIILAVNNEKIVRTSDLDKVSKAGSRIWRITLVRGGQQINVTLGG
- a CDS encoding alpha/beta hydrolase, with the protein product MRLAVSALAAALMLSGPALAQQGPMQEDLAWKLLELGRVIDPPRTAALYAPLQQKEPYQGVKVERDVKYGPADRHLLDIFTPDPAAAAPRPVLIYIHGGGFIAGSKRNPGSPFYDNVMLWAAKSGFVGVNATYRLAPAFPWPAGAEDMGAIVQWVAENIGSRGGDPSRIFLMGQSAGAIHVASYVSHSEFHKVTGGGLAGAIMVSGIYDLTASPAGDAELAYYGSDPSRYAERSSLQGLVASPIPFLITAAELDPPRFVEQFELMKQASCKRPSGCARSFMLPQHSHMSEVYAINTPDTRLTDEILEFVKSVK
- a CDS encoding autotransporter outer membrane beta-barrel domain-containing protein; its protein translation is MKVRGGVALLIYLCLHAPPAVAVDSTWTGGNSSDWNTASNWSNATVPSGTASFDGNVLTTITFSSAVTTIGTIQFNSAATDYTFAIDNPTGRTVVLNGLGIVGSSGGPTINLAGAFFSSLVFANGSGAGNAILNNRGFLGGIQFVNYSSAQNAVITNNFANLSFRNSSTAANASIFNYNIGSGAGTTFSDTSTAANANILNSGGTALTIFRDQSTAGKATIDNENCGETQFFNSSTASNARIIVGSCGGVTFSNTSTAANAVIANKFVATFGQTATAGNAVITTTNGGLTAFYDSSTAGNATLVTLDASRTAFLGNSNGALARFITNGSGVVDFSLSSGPNNDFKMTAGSIEGAGRYLLGANQLTVGGNNISTEVSGTISDCGPGGHDCGAAGTLLPFTSGSLVKIGTGTMLLSGINTYTGGTTVNGGFLDVMGSIASSSGTTVNSGGALTGSGIVSATTIAAGGIFLPGSGFGTSTSVQGNLAFQSGALYLVQLNSATSTFADVTGKANVSGNVSITINANGIVMKNYMILHAAGGVSGTFDGASAPGALVPTVTYDPTHAYIDFSLNFSAQSNLKLNQTNVADALANFFNSNGGIPTVFATLQPAGLSQASGELATGTQQATFNAMNMFQGVLIDPFITGRSDPVSGAGNANAYADENLAYAAKRKPDDALAAIYTKAPPTASIFEQRWKVWAAGYGGSQRTDGNAVTGSNDTRSSIYGTVVGVDYRISPDTIAGFALGGGGTNFNVNGLGAGRSDLFQAGAFVRHNAGPAYLTGALAYGWQDITTDRTVTVAGIDQLRAQFNASAWSGRIEGGYRFVSQGFGWIPYAAGQFTTFDLPNYAERAIIGANTFVLAYNGKSVTDTRSELGLRTDKAFAAADGILTLRGRVAWAHDFNPDRSIAAVFQTLPGASFVVSGARQASDSALVTAAAEKTWLNGWSAAATFEGEFSNVTESYAGKGMVRYAW
- a CDS encoding replication-associated recombination protein A encodes the protein MSPKRPHEASNLFAAAGMEQDAPHPLPDRLRPRTLADVVGQDHILGPDGALTRMLETRTLGSLVFWGPPGTGKTTVARLLADATELHFEQISAVFSGVADLKKAFDAARARRETGKGTLLFVDEVHRFNRAQQDSFLPVMEDGTVVLVGATTENPSFELNAALLSRARVLVFHSLDTAAIERLFANAEKIEGKALPLDAEARAVLVRMADGDGRASLTLAEEVWRAARKGEVFNAEQLQAILQRRAPIYDKSADGHYNLISALHKSVRGSDPDAALYYLARMLDAGEDPLFLARRVVRMAVEDIGLADPQALAVCNAAKDAYDFLGSPEGELAIAQAVVYLATAPKSNAVYTAFGAAMQTAKQGGSLLPPKHILNSPTKLMKSEGYGSGYQYDHDAPDAFSGQDYFPEALGRQTFYDPPDRGFEREIRKRLDYWNRLRKERGGR